In the Sus scrofa isolate TJ Tabasco breed Duroc chromosome 6, Sscrofa11.1, whole genome shotgun sequence genome, one interval contains:
- the CEP76 gene encoding LOW QUALITY PROTEIN: centrosomal protein of 76 kDa (The sequence of the model RefSeq protein was modified relative to this genomic sequence to represent the inferred CDS: inserted 2 bases in 1 codon), translating into MSLPPEKASELKQLIHQQLSKMDVHGRIREILAETIREELAPDQQQLSTEDLIKALRRRGIVDDVMKELNFVPDNVDQELPSSPKQPVCFTDRQSTLLKKTNIDPTRRYLYLQVLGGKAFLEHLQEPEPLPGQPCSTFTLCLHFRNQRFRSKPVPCACEPDFHDGFLLEVHRENLGDGTRMADSTTMLSISDPVHMVLIKTDIFAETTLVASYFLEWRSVLGSENGVTNLTVELMGVGTESKVSVGILNIKLEMYPPLNQTLSQEVVNTQLALERQKTAEKERLFLVYAKQWWREYLQIRPSHNSRLVKIFAQDENGINRPVCSYVKPLRAGRLLDTPRQAARFVNVLGYERAPVIGGGGKQEQWCTLLAFLCRNKGDCEDHANLLCSLLLGYGLEAFVCVGTKAKGVPHAWVMTCGTDGTITFWESLTGHRYIHKPTNPDEPPAAEQPKPLYPYKTVGCVFNHQMFLGNCQPSDSVESCVFDLNDESKWKPMSEEAIKSVCAPGLQRPFPPXPPLCASTIDASVTSNEIEMQLRLLVSEHRKDLGLTTVWEDQLSYLLSPALAAYEFERTTSISAGNEEFQDAIRRAVPDGHTFKGFPIHFVYRNARRAFATCLRSPFCEEIICCRGDQVRLAVRVRVFTYPESACAVWIMFACKYRSVL; encoded by the exons ATGTCGCTGCCTCCGGAGAAGGCGTCTGAACTGAAGCAGCTCATCCACCAGCAGCTGAGCAAG ATGGATGTCCATGGCAGGATAAGAGAAATCCTTGCTGAAACTATACGTGAAGAATTGGCACCTGATCAACAACAGTTATCAACGGAAGATTTGATCAAAGCCCTTAGACGCCGGGGAATCGTTGATGATGTGATGAAAGAACTTAATTTTGTTCCT GATAATGTTGATCAAGAACTTCCTTCCTCTCCAAAACAACCTGTTTGCTTTACTGACAGACAGTCAACgctgttaaaaaaaa CTAATATTGATCCAACACGGAGGTATCTTTACCTTCAGGTTTTGGGTGGAAAAGCTTTCTTGGAACACCTGCAAGAACCCGAGCCTTTACCAGGACAACCTTGTTCAACTTTTactttatgtttacattttcgAAACCAACGTTTTCGTTCTAAACCTGTTCCATGTGCCTGTGAACCAGATTTTCATGATGGCTTTTTACTTGAAGTACACAGAGAAAACTTAG GTGATGGAACTCGAATGGCTGATTCAACAACAATGTTATCAATAAGTGACCCAGTTCACATGGTGCTAATCAAAACAGATATATTTGCTGAGACCACTTTAGTAGCATCCTATTTTCTTGAATGGCGATCAGTTTTGGGCTCAGAAAATGGAGTAACCAATCTTACTGTGGAACTTATGGGTGTAG gcACAGAATCAAAAGTTTCTGTGgggattttaaatataaaacttgagATGTACCCACCGCTCAATCAAACATTATCTCAGGAAGTAGTGAACACGCAA ctTGCTTTGGAACGTCAGAAAACTGCAGAGAAAGAGAGGTTATTTCTTGTATATGCTAAGCAGTGgtggagagaatatttgcaaattcgACCCTCACACAACTCACGGCTGGTTAAGATTTTTGCACAG GATGAAAATGGGATAAATAGACCCGTCTGTTCTTATGTTAAACCACTTCGAGCTGGGAGGCTTCTGGATACTCCAAGGCAGGCAGCAAGATTTGTTAATGTCCTTGGTTACGAAAGAGCCCCTGTTATCGGAGGAGGAGGTAAACAGGAACAGTGGTGCACTCTGCTGGCCTTTCTCTGTAGAAACAAG GGTGACTGTGAAGACCATGCTAACCTTCTCTGCAGCCTCCTTCTTGGGTACGGGCTGGAAGCCTTTGTCTGTGTTGGGACCAAGGCCAAAGGAGTGCCCCATGCATGGGTCATGACGTGTGGGACTGATGGAACCATCACCTTTTGGGAGAGTTTAACAGGACACAG GTATATCCACAAACCTACCAATCCTGATGAACCTCCAGCTGCTGAACAGCCTAAACCATTGTATCCATATAAAACAGTTGGCTGTGTTTTCAATCATCAGATGTTCCTAGGAAATTGTCAGCCCTCTGACTCAGTAGAAAGCTGTGTATTTGATTTGAATGATGAGTCCAAGTGGAAACCCATGAGTGAAGAAGCAATTAAATCCGTGTGTGCTCCGGGGCTACAACgtcccttcccccc tcccccgcTATGCGCTTCCACGATCGATGCTTCTGTAACAAGCAATGAAATTGAAATGCAACTGAGGCTACTTGTATCAGAACACAGGAAG GATCTTGGCCTCACTACTGTGTGGGAAGACCAGCTTTCCTATCTCTTATCACCAGCTCTGGCTGCTTATGAATTTGAGCGTACAACAAGTATATCTGCAGGCAACGAGGAGTTTCAAGATGCCATAAGGAGGGCTGTGCCTGATGGGCACACGTTTAAAGGGTTCCCAATACACtttgtgtatagaaatgcaaggcGTGCGTTTGCCACATGTCTTCG GTCTCCTTTCTGTGAAGAAATAATCTGTTGCCGTGGAGACCAGGTGCGACTGGCAGTTCGTGTCCGAGTGTTTACTTACCCTGAATCTGCATGTGCTGTTTGGATCATGTTTGCTTGTAAATATCGCTCTGTACTATAG